The stretch of DNA GAACTCCGTCATGTTAGCGAGCAGAGGAGCTTTAACCCTCCTGGCGAACTCCCTAAACTCTTCAAGACTGGTAAGCGCCTCTGGGAATATAATGTCTGCTCCAGCCTCGACGTATAGCTGTGCCCTCTCAACCGCCTTCTCGAACCCCTCAACACCCCTCGCATCCGTTCTAGCCACTATCAAGGCATCCCTCCTGGCCCCTACTGCTGCAATAATTTTCTTCACCATGTCCTCAGGACTGATAAGCGCCTTCCCCTGCAGGTGGCCGCATTTCTTCGGCATAACCTGGTCCTCTATCTGTATGGCCGCTGCCCCCGCCCTCTCGAGCTCCCTCACAGTCCTCTCAACGTTGATAGCCTCCCCAAATCCCGTGTCGGCATCAACGATGACAGGAACCCTGACAACGCGAGTTATATAACTTGTGAACATGGCCAGTTCGCTCAGAGTTATGAGTCCGAGATCGGGCATGGCCAAACTCCCTGTTATCGCCGCTCCCGAGAGGTAAAGGGCCTCAAACCCCATCCTCTCAGCGAGCAGGGCCACCGCGGGGTTGTAGACCCCCGGCGCCACCACAATATCGCGTTTCTCGATAAGCTCCCTCAACACTAACCCTGGCCTCTCCAAAGGCTCCCTATAGAGAAACGCCATGTTTAGACACCCCAAGTATGGTGTGGCCACCCGGAGGTTTAAAGCAAGCGACAGCTCCAGCTGTTATTAGGCTGCAGCAACATTTGGAAGTGTGGGTGGATTGATATGGGTGGTAGGCAGAAGACTACGCTATTCATGGACACCTCCAAGCGGGGAGAAGAACAGAGAGAACAGCAGCAGAAGAAGGGGAAGAAGAGTAAGGGATAGCACAGCTGCGTCTGTAGGCTCTTGGAGCAACAGCGTTTTTTGCACCAGCCATCAGCCCCAAAATACCTCCTGGACACGACGAGTTGGGAGGGCGTGACGAGAGTCTAATGCAGGGCTGGTGCAGCGTTATGGACAGCAGCTCCACTTGTTTCGAATGGCCGTCTAGGAGGAGGCATAACCCTCTTGCCGTGGCCCTCCCCTCCAGCATACTCAGGGTAGAGCCAACGCTGCTTCTAAAGACGCTCAAGGCAGGGCAGATAGGGAGAGTTGCGGCCATCTACCGGGTGGACGAAATAGCTGTTTTTGAGGACCCAGACTCCTCGCCACGCCTATCGAGGCTTCTCCAACTCCTCCTCAACTACCAGGCTACACCGCCCCATCTGAAGAAGAGGGTTTTCCCCTTAAGGAGAGAGCTCAAGTACGCCTCCCTGATGCCGCCGCTTAAGATACCGAGCCACACCGTGCCGGCGGAACCTAAGGTGGGCGCCATACTGGATGGGTATGTTGAATCTTGTAGCGGTAAATCGTGTAGGGTGTTCCTGGGAAGCATGGGCTATGGAGTTCTAAGGGGTAGGGCGAGGCCGGGAGATGTAGTTACCGTGAGAATAGGCGAGATAAGTGGCGGCAGAATCGTCCTTGAGAAGGCCTCCTGGGGCGAACTATACTACGGGTTCTCAGTCTCGCGGTTCAAACGTCTTGAGGAGGCGGTCACGAGTTTTAGGAGGCGGGGGTATAGAGTCGTAGCTACAGACAAAAATGGCCTATGCCCGCCCGAATCCTGGAAGATCCTCGCCGAGATTCCCTCCGCTAAAACTCTCGTCGTTTTCGGCGGGCCCTACAAGGGGGTTCTAGAGTATACTAACCCGTATCTGTATGACGGCGTTGTCAACGTGATACCCCGTCAGGGAACAGAGACGGTGAGGACAGAGGAAGCACTGTTAGCCACACTAGAGGCTATAAGCGTCCTCGAATCTCTCCGACAGTCCTCCGGACAGGAGTGATTCGGAGGCCTCACCGGCTCACACGCTCCAACAGCCTTAGACTAGACGCCAGCATAACGGCCGCGCCACCCCCCGTCTATCTTAGGCTGGTGAGGAAGCTTTCTGTATAAAAACGTGGGCCCGAGATACTGGCGGCCCCGGTCGTTTTGGAAGCGATCATAGTGAGGCGCTCGCGTGGGTGGGGTTGTGATGGGTGTGCCCTGGAGGTAACACTATGTCACTATAATAGGCTTGAACGCGAGACTCCCTTTCTAGCGGGAGTCTAGCCAGGGTGCTCTACAGTGGGAGCTAGGAAGAAGAGAGCGCCAAGGAGAGGTAGCCTGGGCTTCTCGCCCAGGAAGAGGGCGTCGAGGCTTGTGCCCAGGGTTAAGAGATGGCCTGAAGTCGATATTGGCAAGCCTGTACCCCTCGCATTCCTCGGGTACAGGGCTGGCATGACCCACGTGTTCATGGTTGACGACAGGCCTGGGAGGCCGACAAGCGGGAAGGAGATATTCGTGCCAGTAACTATTGTGGAGACCCCGCCCATGTTTGTGGCTGCAGTGAGACTCTACGGTTACGACCCCAACAGGGGCCGCTACAGTCTGGGGGAGGCGTGGGCTCAGCCTCCTCCAGAACTAGAACTCCAGAGGAGGATCTCCACCCTAGGCTCCTTCGACACTGATAAGATGCTGAAGAGTCTGGAGGAGAGGCTTGACAAGGCCGAGGACGTCAGGCTGATAGCAGCCAGCCAGCCAAAGCTTGCTGGCGGTTTGAGCAAGAAGAAGCCCGACCTTCTGGAGATAAAAGTAGGCGGTGTGAGCGACGTTACCAAGCTCTTCGACTATGCAAAGGATGTCCTAGGCAACCTAATAGCAGTTAACGACGTTTTCGAGGAAGGCCAGCTCGTCGACGTCATCGCCGTGACGAAGGGGAAAGGGTTCCAAGGCGTAATCAAGAGGTGGGGCGTCAAGGAGCTTCCAAGGTGGCACAAGCATAGGAAGGGTAGCAGAAGGATAGGGGCGAGGAGCCACGGTAGGAGCACATTCTGGGAAACCCCCCAGGCAGGCCAGACCGGATTCCACAGGAGGACGGAGTATAACAAGAGGATATTGATGATAGACGACGACGGCTACAAGGTGACCCCTGCAGGCGGGTTCCTTAGGTACGGTGTTGTTAGGAGTACATTTGTAATGCTGTCGGGCAGCATACCCGGAACGCCTAAGAGGCCCATTGTGATGAGGTGGGCTATAAGACCTCCGGAGTGGTACCTGAAGCTCGGCGTTAGAAAGCCCGAGATAACCTATATAAGCCTTGCAAGCAAGCAGGGCGTCTAGACCTCGGCGGTACCGCGGAGGTGAAGTGTGATGGCTTACACATATATGACACTGTATATGGAGCAGGAGAAGATAGTTCCTGTCTACGACGAGAGGGGAGGAGAGAAGGACTCTGTAGTCCTCCCCCAGATCTTCCGCTTCCCCGTACGCAAGGACCTCATACGAAGGGCCTTCCTAAGCGAGTTCACAGCCAGGCTACAGCCCAAGGGCAGAGATCCAATGGCAGGAAAGAGGACGAGCGCTGTAAGCCTGGGAGTCGGCCGGGGCGTCGCCCGTGTCCCAAGGATTAAGGGGAGTCTGAGGGCAGCCCTTGTCAACATGGCGCGCGGCGGCAGGGCTGCCCATCCGCCCCGTGTCGAGAAGGTCCTGAAGGAGTATATAAATAAGAAGGAGAAGAGGCTTGCAACTATAAGCGCTATATCGGCTACCTCCAGGGAGGACCTGGTAAGGCAGCGCGGCCACAGGTTCAGCGCCGAGACTCTACCTATAGTCCTAGATTCCAGTGTGCTTGCCAAGATCTCAACGGCGAGGGAAGCCAGATCCCTGCTAGAGTCCGTGGGAGTCTACGAAGACGTACTCCGCGCTAAAGAGGGGAAAAGGTATAACGCGGGTAAGGGTAAGATGAGGGGGAGAAGGTATAAGGTGCCGAAGAGTGTCCTCTTCGTGCTAGAAGACCCAAGATCGCCACTGGCACTTGCCGTAAAAGGCATGCCTGGAGTAGACGTAGTAACTCCCACGCTTCTAAGCGTCCTACACCTAGCCCCCGGGGGCCATCCCGGCAGGCTAACAATATACACTACAGAAGCGCTTAAGCTCTTAAGCAGGAGGTTCGAGGTGACTCTACCATGAAGCCTGAGGAGGTAATAATTAGGGTATACGTAACGGAGAAGACCACTAGGATGCTCGAAGAGGAGAACACCCTGACATTCATAGTAAGGAGGGAGGCCACGAAAAACGATGTGAAAAGGGCCGTGGAACAGCTCTTCGGGGTGAAGGTGGAGAAAGTTCGCACCCTCATAACGCCGCGCGGATATAAGAAGGCTTACGTCAAGCTAGCGCCAGAGTATAAGGCCCTCGATGTGGCCACGAAGCTAGGAGCAGTATAGCTCATACCATCCCTAATCCTCTCTTCATTTTTAGCAGTGATTTGCGCATCAACTAGCCCTAGCGACACCCTGCCCCGGCCTCTTGGAAGTCTATCTCAACACAATTACCAGTGTCCCGAAGAACTGGGAATCAAGGACAATCGAGAGGGAAAGAATATTGCTGCTAGAGCAGGAGCATTGTCCGAGCGCCTCTACTCCATCTGGGGACCCCACGCAGGAGGCTTTGGGCCTAGCTTCTCAACTATCTCTATTATCCTGCGGGCTATCTTAAGGAACTCTCTCGAAGCTTCGCTCTCTGGATTCTCTAGGAAGAATATTTTGCCTTTATCGTTCGACTCTCTTATCGCAGGGTCTATGGGTATTTTGCCGAGGAGTTCTATACCATACTGTGACGCGATCTCCTCAGCCGCGCCGCGGCCGAAGATATAGTGTATGGATCCGTCGCTACACCTAAAGTAGCTCATGTTCTCGACTATTCCTATCACAGGGGCTTCTATCCTCTTGGCAAAGCTGACAGCCTTCTTAACGACAGACTTAGCTATCTCGCTGGGTATCGTGACTACCAGGAAGCCCGTTATGTTGGGTATTATCTGGGTTATCGTGAGGACCTCATCACCTGTTCCCGGAGGTAGGTCTATGAGGAGATAGTCGAGTTCTCCCCAGTCGACGTATGCAAGCAGCTCTCTGATGGCACTCGTCTTTATGGCCCCTCTCCAGATTAGGGGCACCTCATCCATGGGCAGCAACAGCCCTATGCTAGCTACTTTAATTCCCGGAGGAACTTCCACGGGCTTTACAGTGCCGTCGAGCTGCGAGGGCATACCCATGCCCGTCTGGAGGCCGAGCATTTTATGAACGCTAGGACCGCTTATATCTGCGTCAAAAACTCCAACCCTTCGCCCCTCCGCAGCGAGGGCTGCCGCGAGGCTAGCGGTAACAAAGCTTTTCCCCACACCTCCTTTCGTGCTTATAACAGCTATCTTGTACCTAATCCTCCTCATATTCCTAACTATCTTCATCTGCTGCTCCTGAATTGTCTTCATCCGCTCCGCGATAGCCTTGTACTCACTCCTACTTACCCTGAATCCCTTAGAAGCTCTGCCACCCTCCTGAGTAGACAAGAAATTACCCCTCCTACTATCTGAGTAAGCATTTGAAGCTATTTATCAAGGATATATGGATGGGAAGCCGGGATGGGACAGCCAATAGGGGGGTTGGCATAAAAGGGTGTTGCCCTAGAGCCTTCTACGCACTCTTCGCGAAGATACTATAGCCTGGAGGACCTCAACCTTGGTCACCACGCCTAATACATTATCGCCGTCAACCACAGGCAGGATCCCTACTCCCTCCTTAACCATTATATCTGCTGCCTTCGCAAGGTCCTCCTCCGGCTCCACTGTAATGGGGTTTGGAGTCATAACGTCCTCTGCTAGGGGTACGAGGTATACCCTGGTCGAGCCTATTCTATCCTTGTAAACTAATGGCTTCTTTATCTTGACATATTTTGGAGCTCCATGAACAGATACTGGTGTTGCTAGGAAGGCTATATCCCTCTTGGTTATAACTCCGACTAGCTTGCCTCCGTCGAGGATTAAAACCTTCCCAGTGGCATCTATCTCCATAAGCTTCAGAACATAGAATATACTGTGCTCCCTCCGCGCCTTGGCGTATATTTCACGCATAAACTCTTTTACTAGGTTTACGCCCTTCATCTTCTCTGAGTAGTATCTCGTGAGGTCAGTCCTCGTTATAATGCCCTCCAGCGTGCCGTCTGGCGCCACTACGGGTACGCCACCTATGTTATGTTTCAGCATTAGCGAGGCAGCAGTCTTAACGCTCTTAGTGCCCTCTATAGTCACGACATCTCTAGCCATAACCTCTCTCACGTATATCGAGTTAGCCGGCCTGCTAGGATATTTTCTAACCAGCGCATCGGCTATATCAGTTATCGTTATTATCCCCCTAAGCTTGGAACCCTCCACAACCGGTAGCCTGCTAATATCGTGTGTAAGCATTAACTTCCTAGCGTGGGCGAGCGTGTCGTCAGGGCTTACAGTATACACATCCCTCGTCATGTAGGATACTACTCGAGAGGCCACTATCTTTCACCCTCAACGACCGACGCGACTAGAACGTCCCTCTCCGTTATTATCCCCTTGGCCTCGCCGCCATCAACCACTATAAGGCTGTCTACGCCGAGTTCGACCATCCTCCTCGCAGCGTCAGCCACACTAGCCTTCTCATCTATGGTATACACCTCTGGCGACATCACCATGTAGACTGGGATTGATATAGCCTCGCTCACCTTACCGCTAGGGGCGTTTTTGAAAGCCTCGTGCTCGCCGAAGTAGGCTACAATGTCCTTGGCTGTTATAACACCCTTGATCTCGCCTGTCGATGATGAAATCACTAGAAGCCTCCTGAACCCATATGTGACCATAGACCTCATAGCCTCCTTAAGCGGTGCTTCAGGATCTACACCCACTATTGTTGCCGTCATGTAGTCGCCCACTTTTTTGTCAAAGGGTATATCAGCTATCCTACCTAGTATGTTCCTCTCTGTTATGACCCCATGTAGGGTGCCATCGTCATAGAGTACAGGGAGGAAGCCAATACCCTCCCCAACCATTATCCTAAGTATCGTGTCTAGATCGTCTGAAACACTCACCGCTATAGGGTGTCTGTTCATTATGGTTGCCACTACTTCCTTCCTCAGAGCGCTGTATATGCTGTCTCTATGCCGGTTCTCAACAATCTGGAAGTAATCGCCCCCGCCCAGGTAGTTGACTAAATCGGTGGCGAGGAGTATACCTTCTAGCACAGCGTCGCCGCTGCCCTTGATAACCACTAGGCCTCTAACTCTGTGAGAGGCTATCTTCTCGGCTGCTGAGAGTATGGGAGCGGATTTGTGTACACTAACTGCTGGCCTTGAAGCCAGCTCTTTGGCATCTCCGGGCAGCCGTCTCACCCGCTGGCTCCAATTGGGAGTACCGTCAGCCCTTAGCCACCTAACACCCTCTGGCCTAGACCTGGTCACAACGCGGCTGGGTTTCGGTGCTGTAGCTACATATCTTATAGGCGGTCTCGGGGGTCTACTTGGAGCTCCCCCCCTCCTGCTCATCCATCCATCACCTCCAACAAGGAAATGTGCCTCCCATTATAAAGACGCCCTTCCTCGGCTCTTAAAGTAAAGCCTTACTAGATCCTCCCTATCAATAATTCCTGTGAGAACCCTAGAGTCTCGAGACTTGACTACGGGAACCCTCCCGACCCCACGGTCTAACATGATCCTCGCAACATCCTCTAGATTATCCGACTCAGCCACATAAATTACAGAGCGGGTCATTACGCTCTCCACCCTAACCCTGTGAGGCGGTGCCTCGCTCTCCAGACCCAGCCTTGTGTAACCCTTCCTTATCAAATCGTACTGTGTTACTATACCCCTCACAACCATCCTCTGGTCTACCACCGGAACTCCAGCGTACCTCCTCTCCACCATTATTTCCCACACACGGGTAAGACTATCACCCTCCAGCACGTACTCCACATCCCTAGTCATAGCGTCGCTCGCCGTGTAGCCCCTGTAGAACCCTGCTTCCAGGAGTAGCCTAATGGGAGTCTCGAGACCCAGGACGCCGACTAGCCTGTTGGCATCGTTCACAACGGGAGCATACCATTCGTCGAACTTTAACATTGAAAATACCGCCTCCTCCAGGCTGTAGCTGGGCTTCAGAACTACTGCTGGCTCCTCCATGATATCTAGAGCCTTAGCCTCACTCTTCCTACTGGTAACGAGGATCACCGACGACCTGTATATGACCCCCTCAAGCCTGCCCTCACCGTTAACCACGAGAACTATCCTCGAGCCCGTGTCCCTCAGAATCCTCCTTATCTCTCCTATAGGCGCCTCCTTCTCCACTGTAACGGGTTTTAACAGGTTAACCTCGAACAGCTTCCTCTGTAAAAATCTGGAAGGCTGCGCCAGCCTCTCCACCCTATTCTAATATTGAGAATATTGTCTCGATTATTAGCTTGGCTAATCTAAGCTGTATTGATGCTAAAGCCAGGTCCACCCTGAAACTCTAAACTCCCTCCTACCACCCTCTATGAGAACCCTGCCAGCACCATCGCTGGAGGTGTAACCTACTGTTGCACACTCTATATTAAGTCTCCTGCACCAGCGCAGTATACAATCTATCGAGCCATCACCCCCTACAGCTACTATGTTATAGTCCTCCCAGCTCTGGAGAACAGCCCACTTCTCTAAACCCAGCTCATCCAACACCTTCTCCACATGCCTGTCAACGAGAATATCATCGATCACAACTGATACTCCACTCTCAACTCCTAGAAGGTGGAGGGAAGCCCCCAGCCCATCACTGTTATCTATAGATGCGGCGGCCTCGCATGACGATAGCTCAGGCCCTATCCTTAGAGGGGGTTTAGGCCTCCTTGTATACTCGACTACAGGACCTGGAAGATCATCCCTAGACAACCGCCCCTGTAGAGTTAAGTGGGAGAGGAGTCCGTATCCCGACGCCCCAACCTGCACTAGAGTCATGCCTGGTTTTGCACCGAATCTCCCCAGAGGCTTCTCGGCCTTCCCTAGCACAGCCACGTCTATCCACGGGCTCTTCGAAGTGTTGAAGTCAGACTTACCAACCGTAGCCCCCATCCAAACGGCAGCCTCGCCCACGCCCCTGGCAACATCTACAGCCCGCTCAACACTATCCAGACCCAAGCTGTACATAACGTGAAAGGGAGCCCCCCCGGATGCAGCGACGTCTGAAGCGGCTGCAACAACCGACTTCCAACCCCAGTCTCCAAGGCTCATCCAGGGGAGCCTGCTAGAATCCATCGAGTACCCGTCGATAGAGGCTATGATGCCATCCCCTGCAGGGCAAGCATCGTACCCCCAGCAGGCCTTGGAACCCGCCTCGCTGGAAAGCACCTTAAGCTTGTCCATCCACCTGGCAAAACCATTCATCCACACACACCCAAGCCCCTATACACATAGGAGGATTAGAGGCGGCGATCCGATAATTATCGAGTACAGAGGGTCAGACGCTGTTATAATCCTTCTTCACCGCCCCTGGGGCTCTGCGCTCGCACCCCTCACCATCCCCTCTCCTATATGTCGAGTATCTTCACGCCTCCTTGTATAACCTGTCCCTCAGCTTTACTACCTCACCCACTATTATAACTGCTGGGCTTTTCACCCTGCCCTGCCTACCGAGCTCCCTCAACCCTCTAAGATCGGTCACCAGAGTTTCCGCTTCCGGCGTTGACACGCTCGAGGCTATAGCTACCGGCGTCTCAGGCGGTAGCACTTTAATTAGGCGTTCCGCTAATTCAGCCGACGTTGAGGCGCCCATAAGTATTACCAGGGTGTCTACGGAGCGCGCTATATCCTCCAGCTTTACCCTCTTACCAGCCGGCTTCCCGGGGGCTTCCTTGCCTGTTATTACGGCGAACGAGGAGGAGATGCCCCTGCTGGTTAGCGGTATCCCGTGGAGGGCTGAAGCAGCTATATAGCTTGGCACGCCGGGTATAACAATGCATTCTACCCCCTTCTCCATAAGGTACATGCACTCCTCCTCTCCCCTGCCGTATGTATAGGGGTCGCCGCCCTTCAGCCTCGCTACAGTCATGCCCCTGCATGCAAGGATCTCCATAAGCCTGTTTATCTCCTCCTGCGACATACCCTCTCCAGGCTTCTTACCCACATATATCTTTAGTGCTGGTGTCTGCAGCTTCTCCACAAGACCCTTAGGAGCCAGTCTATCGTAGAGTATGGCGTCGGCCTCCTCTAGAGCCTTCATCCCCTTGACGGTTATCAAGCCCGGGTCTCCGGGTCCACCCCCCACTATAACGACCTTCCCTCGGCATCTCGCCAAGACTGCCACCCGCCGAGACCCTGAGCTTCGCAGTCTATAGCCTGAGCCCGAGTAACACCGGCTCCTCCCTAATAATCCACTTCCTCGCCTCCGCTGCCCTCAAAGCCTCGACAGTCTCTATCCACGCGGGGATACTATCAACCTCGTATAGAACCAGGAACTCGTAGTCAGCGATGCCGAAAGCATATGTAGTCACCGAGAGGACCGGGTTCTCCCTCGTCCTCTCCATAGCTATTCTAATGTGCTCTCCCATGGCTCTTCTCCTAACCTCCTCGGGCTCCAGGTACCATGTGGGGCTCTTCTTCATAGGATATGCAACTAGAAACCGGAACTTGCTGTTCTTAAGGGCCTCAACTACCTCTTCCGCCGTCTTGCTCCTAGCGTAGGGCGACTCCTTATAGTAGGCTGGCCACCATACAGCCTCCTCCACACACCCCCACCTAGACAGCTCAAGCCTCAAACGGCCTAACCCACCAGCTTCTGTAAATGCTGCTACCAGGGATAGATGGCCCGGGCCAGAGATGTTTAGATATGCTCTTGAAACCGTCGCGTCCGAACTCTCTGCAGCCTCCGAGACAACGCTCCTCCAGGCTTCAGCTGCTCTCACACCTCTTGGACACGATCCCCCACGCCTTACACTATAGCCAGCCACAACGATATATAGCTCCAAAGAGCCTCACCTCAAGCCTAGAGGTACATAAGGCCCCGGGGAGGGCTTAACTTAGTCTACTAACCAGTATGCTCCCGTATTTACAGCCTGGCTTATCTTCGCAGGCGGCGGCTCGGTTGGTCCGTGAAAATGTCATAGCCCCCTGGGCAGGATTAGGGCTCTTTCTACCCAGCGGATCTCATCGCCGCCAATATAAGTAGATAGGGGAATAGGGGAGAGAAAAGAAGGTTTGCTTATTGAGGGAGGAGGATTATTAGAGTGAGGGGTTACTGCACCTCCTCGTAGCTCTGCAGCCTCTTACCGTGTATCCTCTCGATCACAGGGATTATACCTGGGTTCTTGATCTTTGGTATCTCCTCGACGGGCACGTACTGGGGCAGGGAATATCTCGTATGCGTTAGCTCTGCAATAATATTCCTGGCCTTAAGGCTGCTAAGTATCTTCCTAAGCCTGTCCTCTCCGACTATGCCGGAGAATATCTTCTTAAGGTCACGCCAGGAGAGAGGCTGCTTTGCCTCGTCGAGTGCTATGAGGACTAGTCTCACTACGTCATCGTCAACAAGGGCAGTATAGACGCTAATCTCTGCATCCTCGATAACAACTTTCATTTTCTCGAACTCCTCTAAAATTTTCCTCCTAACCCTCTGAATTACCTCCTCTTCCGCCTCGTACTTCTTCACTAGCTGGCTCATATCCAGCCACCGAATAATATATAGGGTGCAACCTCTATATTAACTTAAAATTAATAAGCCTTGTGGGACAACGGTGTATCAAGCGCTGTCAAATCAAGTTTATAAAAGGGTTTTAGGCTATGCTGGCGGTCTCGCGGGT from Aeropyrum pernix K1 encodes:
- the prpB gene encoding methylisocitrate lyase yields the protein MAFLYREPLERPGLVLRELIEKRDIVVAPGVYNPAVALLAERMGFEALYLSGAAITGSLAMPDLGLITLSELAMFTSYITRVVRVPVIVDADTGFGEAINVERTVRELERAGAAAIQIEDQVMPKKCGHLQGKALISPEDMVKKIIAAVGARRDALIVARTDARGVEGFEKAVERAQLYVEAGADIIFPEALTSLEEFREFARRVKAPLLANMTEFGKTPYITVDQFREAGYKIVIFPVTTFRASLKASETVLREIMEKGTQKDILDKLYTRTEFYDLIGYHDYEKRDAEVSRKAEELLARHNNSRTG
- a CDS encoding putative RNA uridine N3 methyltransferase — translated: MGGRDESLMQGWCSVMDSSSTCFEWPSRRRHNPLAVALPSSILRVEPTLLLKTLKAGQIGRVAAIYRVDEIAVFEDPDSSPRLSRLLQLLLNYQATPPHLKKRVFPLRRELKYASLMPPLKIPSHTVPAEPKVGAILDGYVESCSGKSCRVFLGSMGYGVLRGRARPGDVVTVRIGEISGGRIVLEKASWGELYYGFSVSRFKRLEEAVTSFRRRGYRVVATDKNGLCPPESWKILAEIPSAKTLVVFGGPYKGVLEYTNPYLYDGVVNVIPRQGTETVRTEEALLATLEAISVLESLRQSSGQE
- the rpl3p gene encoding 50S ribosomal protein L3, which codes for MGARKKRAPRRGSLGFSPRKRASRLVPRVKRWPEVDIGKPVPLAFLGYRAGMTHVFMVDDRPGRPTSGKEIFVPVTIVETPPMFVAAVRLYGYDPNRGRYSLGEAWAQPPPELELQRRISTLGSFDTDKMLKSLEERLDKAEDVRLIAASQPKLAGGLSKKKPDLLEIKVGGVSDVTKLFDYAKDVLGNLIAVNDVFEEGQLVDVIAVTKGKGFQGVIKRWGVKELPRWHKHRKGSRRIGARSHGRSTFWETPQAGQTGFHRRTEYNKRILMIDDDGYKVTPAGGFLRYGVVRSTFVMLSGSIPGTPKRPIVMRWAIRPPEWYLKLGVRKPEITYISLASKQGV
- the rpl4p gene encoding 50S ribosomal protein L4 translates to MYMEQEKIVPVYDERGGEKDSVVLPQIFRFPVRKDLIRRAFLSEFTARLQPKGRDPMAGKRTSAVSLGVGRGVARVPRIKGSLRAALVNMARGGRAAHPPRVEKVLKEYINKKEKRLATISAISATSREDLVRQRGHRFSAETLPIVLDSSVLAKISTAREARSLLESVGVYEDVLRAKEGKRYNAGKGKMRGRRYKVPKSVLFVLEDPRSPLALAVKGMPGVDVVTPTLLSVLHLAPGGHPGRLTIYTTEALKLLSRRFEVTLP
- a CDS encoding 50S ribosomal protein L23; the encoded protein is MKPEEVIIRVYVTEKTTRMLEEENTLTFIVRREATKNDVKRAVEQLFGVKVEKVRTLITPRGYKKAYVKLAPEYKALDVATKLGAV
- a CDS encoding Mrp/NBP35 family ATP-binding protein, whose translation is MSTQEGGRASKGFRVSRSEYKAIAERMKTIQEQQMKIVRNMRRIRYKIAVISTKGGVGKSFVTASLAAALAAEGRRVGVFDADISGPSVHKMLGLQTGMGMPSQLDGTVKPVEVPPGIKVASIGLLLPMDEVPLIWRGAIKTSAIRELLAYVDWGELDYLLIDLPPGTGDEVLTITQIIPNITGFLVVTIPSEIAKSVVKKAVSFAKRIEAPVIGIVENMSYFRCSDGSIHYIFGRGAAEEIASQYGIELLGKIPIDPAIRESNDKGKIFFLENPESEASREFLKIARRIIEIVEKLGPKPPAWGPQME
- a CDS encoding CBS domain-containing protein, producing the protein MASRVVSYMTRDVYTVSPDDTLAHARKLMLTHDISRLPVVEGSKLRGIITITDIADALVRKYPSRPANSIYVREVMARDVVTIEGTKSVKTAASLMLKHNIGGVPVVAPDGTLEGIITRTDLTRYYSEKMKGVNLVKEFMREIYAKARREHSIFYVLKLMEIDATGKVLILDGGKLVGVITKRDIAFLATPVSVHGAPKYVKIKKPLVYKDRIGSTRVYLVPLAEDVMTPNPITVEPEEDLAKAADIMVKEGVGILPVVDGDNVLGVVTKVEVLQAIVSSRRVRRRL
- a CDS encoding CBS domain-containing protein; the protein is MSRRGGAPSRPPRPPIRYVATAPKPSRVVTRSRPEGVRWLRADGTPNWSQRVRRLPGDAKELASRPAVSVHKSAPILSAAEKIASHRVRGLVVIKGSGDAVLEGILLATDLVNYLGGGDYFQIVENRHRDSIYSALRKEVVATIMNRHPIAVSVSDDLDTILRIMVGEGIGFLPVLYDDGTLHGVITERNILGRIADIPFDKKVGDYMTATIVGVDPEAPLKEAMRSMVTYGFRRLLVISSSTGEIKGVITAKDIVAYFGEHEAFKNAPSGKVSEAISIPVYMVMSPEVYTIDEKASVADAARRMVELGVDSLIVVDGGEAKGIITERDVLVASVVEGER
- a CDS encoding CBS domain-containing protein, yielding MERLAQPSRFLQRKLFEVNLLKPVTVEKEAPIGEIRRILRDTGSRIVLVVNGEGRLEGVIYRSSVILVTSRKSEAKALDIMEEPAVVLKPSYSLEEAVFSMLKFDEWYAPVVNDANRLVGVLGLETPIRLLLEAGFYRGYTASDAMTRDVEYVLEGDSLTRVWEIMVERRYAGVPVVDQRMVVRGIVTQYDLIRKGYTRLGLESEAPPHRVRVESVMTRSVIYVAESDNLEDVARIMLDRGVGRVPVVKSRDSRVLTGIIDREDLVRLYFKSRGRASL
- a CDS encoding thiamine-phosphate kinase — translated: MNGFARWMDKLKVLSSEAGSKACWGYDACPAGDGIIASIDGYSMDSSRLPWMSLGDWGWKSVVAAASDVAASGGAPFHVMYSLGLDSVERAVDVARGVGEAAVWMGATVGKSDFNTSKSPWIDVAVLGKAEKPLGRFGAKPGMTLVQVGASGYGLLSHLTLQGRLSRDDLPGPVVEYTRRPKPPLRIGPELSSCEAAASIDNSDGLGASLHLLGVESGVSVVIDDILVDRHVEKVLDELGLEKWAVLQSWEDYNIVAVGGDGSIDCILRWCRRLNIECATVGYTSSDGAGRVLIEGGRREFRVSGWTWL
- the cobA gene encoding uroporphyrinogen-III C-methyltransferase, which gives rise to MARCRGKVVIVGGGPGDPGLITVKGMKALEEADAILYDRLAPKGLVEKLQTPALKIYVGKKPGEGMSQEEINRLMEILACRGMTVARLKGGDPYTYGRGEEECMYLMEKGVECIVIPGVPSYIAASALHGIPLTSRGISSSFAVITGKEAPGKPAGKRVKLEDIARSVDTLVILMGASTSAELAERLIKVLPPETPVAIASSVSTPEAETLVTDLRGLRELGRQGRVKSPAVIIVGEVVKLRDRLYKEA
- a CDS encoding chlorite dismutase family protein — protein: MELYIVVAGYSVRRGGSCPRGVRAAEAWRSVVSEAAESSDATVSRAYLNISGPGHLSLVAAFTEAGGLGRLRLELSRWGCVEEAVWWPAYYKESPYARSKTAEEVVEALKNSKFRFLVAYPMKKSPTWYLEPEEVRRRAMGEHIRIAMERTRENPVLSVTTYAFGIADYEFLVLYEVDSIPAWIETVEALRAAEARKWIIREEPVLLGLRL